The Desmonostoc muscorum LEGE 12446 genome includes a region encoding these proteins:
- a CDS encoding energy-coupling factor ABC transporter permease has protein sequence MHIPDGFVSVPVAGATGLASVAALFIALGRSQEAFGVRRAPILGLTTAFIFAAQMINFPVAGGTSGHLLGGTLAAIVLGSPWAGTLCIATVLIIQAVLFADGGITALGANILNMAVIGVWVGWILTQTLQRLLGGAKGRLPLAAGIAAGVSVVVAAVAAAIELALSGTAPVAIVLPAMTGVHILIGIGEGLITGSVLTYLATARPDLLPGEQHEFRGWSVPIVSIFLIAGVLSLFASAWPDGLEKVAENTGFIDLAGKVRIIVPTPLADYEIKDLGPIGTSIAGLVGAAVCFAVAFGIAKIVKPKNA, from the coding sequence ATGCATATTCCTGATGGATTTGTTTCTGTGCCAGTGGCAGGAGCTACTGGTTTAGCGAGTGTGGCAGCACTTTTTATAGCCTTAGGGCGATCGCAAGAGGCTTTTGGTGTGCGTCGCGCTCCCATACTGGGATTAACCACCGCCTTTATTTTTGCTGCCCAGATGATTAATTTTCCAGTAGCAGGAGGTACTAGTGGTCACTTGTTGGGGGGAACCTTAGCGGCGATCGTTTTGGGTAGTCCTTGGGCAGGAACGTTGTGTATTGCCACAGTTCTAATTATTCAAGCCGTGCTGTTTGCTGATGGTGGAATTACGGCATTGGGCGCAAATATTTTGAACATGGCAGTAATTGGTGTTTGGGTAGGGTGGATTTTAACCCAAACCTTGCAGCGGTTATTAGGGGGGGCTAAAGGGCGTTTACCGTTAGCTGCTGGCATTGCAGCTGGTGTCAGTGTAGTAGTAGCTGCTGTAGCAGCAGCCATTGAGCTAGCCCTATCTGGAACTGCGCCTGTAGCCATAGTTTTACCAGCCATGACAGGCGTTCATATTCTAATTGGCATTGGTGAAGGGTTGATTACCGGCAGTGTACTGACTTATTTAGCCACTGCCCGACCAGATTTATTACCAGGCGAACAGCACGAGTTTCGTGGATGGTCAGTGCCCATCGTCAGCATTTTCTTAATTGCGGGAGTGCTATCACTGTTTGCCTCAGCATGGCCTGATGGTTTAGAGAAAGTTGCTGAAAATACCGGTTTCATTGACTTAGCCGGGAAAGTACGGATAATTGTGCCGACTCCCTTAGCTGACTATGAGATTAAGGATTTGGGGCCAATTGGCACTAGTATCGCTGGACTTGTGGGAGCTGCGGTTTGCTTTGCCGTTGCTTTTG
- a CDS encoding NF041680 family putative transposase: protein MAMPKFNNNQLIAQFQDFRQKIYNCFSSCSDACMDLLDALAGNTGANSIAELSLSPLFPRSYNSIYKAIQKSFNTNIQEKNNEEEEQEEQEKPNNLIRVVSELIKQPQQRPFYLFALDTTPHPRPYARTLAERGYIYQPNTIKGNKPINIGHSYSILSILPEKETGNAAPWSIPISGERVSLDKTGVDVGSEQISSVMSDSSLPWQEKLCVLVADSAYSQRSFLFDQSKHKNVVVIARVRSNRIFYQSPPVDESKKKRGCPKKYGERFNLADVETWHSPDETTQIQQTTCKGRLLNITILAWHQMLMRGTKHQKMYCHPFTLLRIHVTDDTNQSLWKPMWLIVIGEQRGEISPTVANHCYRQRFDIEHMLRFSKQRLLMTQFQTPDVLHEENWIHLVILAYVQLWAARELATHLPRPWERYLEQNNDKIATPSVVQRDFQRIISEIGTPARSPKTRGNSIGRVQGQVQTQRTKHPVVKKKSKSTLAKVKAA from the coding sequence ATGGCTATGCCAAAATTTAATAACAATCAATTAATAGCGCAATTTCAAGATTTTAGACAAAAAATTTACAACTGTTTTTCTTCATGTAGCGACGCCTGTATGGATTTGTTGGATGCGCTTGCGGGTAATACGGGAGCCAATTCAATTGCGGAGTTATCTTTAAGTCCTTTGTTTCCCAGAAGCTATAATTCTATTTATAAAGCAATTCAAAAATCATTTAATACAAATATTCAGGAGAAGAACAATGAAGAAGAAGAACAAGAAGAACAAGAAAAACCCAATAACTTAATTAGGGTGGTATCTGAGTTAATTAAGCAACCACAACAACGCCCTTTTTACTTATTCGCTCTTGATACAACACCGCATCCGCGTCCTTACGCGAGGACTTTAGCTGAACGTGGGTATATTTACCAGCCAAATACTATCAAGGGTAACAAACCGATTAATATTGGTCATTCTTATTCGATACTTTCTATCTTACCAGAGAAAGAAACTGGGAATGCCGCCCCTTGGTCAATACCAATATCAGGAGAAAGGGTATCACTTGATAAAACTGGTGTTGATGTGGGTAGTGAACAAATTTCCTCAGTAATGTCTGATTCATCACTGCCCTGGCAGGAAAAATTGTGCGTCTTAGTAGCAGATAGCGCCTATAGTCAGCGTTCATTTCTGTTTGACCAATCCAAACACAAAAATGTGGTAGTGATAGCCAGAGTTCGTAGTAATCGAATTTTCTACCAATCTCCACCCGTTGATGAGTCAAAGAAAAAACGTGGTTGTCCAAAAAAATACGGTGAACGGTTTAATTTAGCTGATGTTGAAACTTGGCACTCTCCCGACGAGACAACACAAATTCAGCAGACAACCTGTAAGGGTCGTCTTTTAAACATCACCATACTCGCTTGGCATCAAATGTTGATGAGGGGAACCAAGCACCAAAAAATGTATTGTCATCCTTTTACTCTGCTCAGAATTCATGTGACTGATGATACTAATCAATCTCTCTGGAAACCAATGTGGTTAATTGTCATAGGTGAGCAACGTGGAGAAATCTCACCTACGGTTGCAAACCATTGCTATAGACAAAGGTTTGATATTGAACACATGCTGCGATTTAGCAAGCAGCGTTTGTTGATGACGCAGTTTCAAACTCCAGATGTTTTGCATGAGGAAAATTGGATACATTTAGTAATCCTAGCTTACGTACAGTTGTGGGCGGCAAGGGAGTTAGCAACACACTTACCCAGGCCATGGGAGCGTTATTTAGAACAAAACAATGATAAAATTGCCACTCCAAGTGTAGTGCAACGCGATTTTCAGAGAATTATTTCAGAGATTGGTACACCCGCTCGTTCTCCCAAAACCAGAGGAAATTCCATCGGTCGAGTTCAAGGTCAAGTTCAAACACAACGAACTAAGCATCCTGTTGTCAAGAAGAAGTCAAAATCAACACTCGCTAAAGTCAAAGCCGCATAA
- a CDS encoding glycosyltransferase, whose amino-acid sequence MKTNSSNSLLTVPTGPLKISELPPNDLSTTSESIYLSLVIPTYKERDNINNIVRILSQLLDESIPGNYELIVVDDDSPDLTWEIAQSLTTEYPQLRVMRRQEERGLSSAVIRGWQAGMGSVLGVIDGDLQHPPEVLMQLLRSIEQGADLAVASRHVEGGGVSSWSVVRRFLSRGAQLLGLIILPGVLGRVSDPMSGYFMVRRSAIANAALNPVGYKILLEVIGRGKVNEVAEVGYVFRERTEGESKVTWKQYIDYIHHLVRLRLSTGRVGRFKRKVNFPVGRFIRFGLVGLSGVFVDMAVLYLLSDPTTLAWPLTRSKIIAGEIAILNNFLWNDAWTFADVSARQQEWHQRAKRFVKFNLICLAGLVLNVLILNLVFNFLIPNRYIANLIAIAVATIWNFWVNLKLSWRVTDVK is encoded by the coding sequence ATGAAAACAAACTCATCCAACTCACTGTTAACAGTTCCAACTGGTCCACTGAAGATTTCAGAATTACCTCCTAATGATCTAAGTACAACCAGTGAATCAATTTATCTATCCCTAGTAATTCCTACTTATAAAGAGCGTGATAATATTAACAATATAGTTAGGATACTGAGTCAGTTACTGGATGAATCAATTCCAGGAAATTATGAGCTAATTGTGGTAGACGATGATAGCCCAGACCTGACTTGGGAAATAGCACAATCTTTGACGACAGAATATCCACAGTTGCGGGTGATGCGACGCCAAGAGGAACGAGGGCTGTCTTCAGCAGTAATTCGTGGCTGGCAAGCAGGTATGGGAAGTGTGTTGGGGGTAATTGATGGGGATTTGCAGCATCCACCAGAAGTGCTGATGCAACTGTTACGTAGTATTGAACAGGGAGCGGATTTGGCAGTAGCCAGCCGTCATGTGGAAGGAGGCGGCGTCAGTAGTTGGAGTGTAGTCAGGCGTTTCTTGTCCCGTGGCGCTCAGTTGTTAGGCTTAATTATCTTACCAGGGGTACTGGGGAGAGTTTCCGACCCGATGAGTGGTTATTTTATGGTGCGGCGGAGTGCGATCGCCAATGCAGCACTCAATCCAGTAGGATACAAAATTCTTCTAGAGGTAATTGGGCGGGGAAAGGTAAACGAAGTAGCCGAAGTTGGGTATGTATTTCGGGAACGCACAGAGGGTGAGAGTAAAGTCACATGGAAGCAATATATAGATTACATCCACCACTTAGTGCGGTTGCGGCTTTCCACAGGAAGGGTAGGACGATTTAAAAGAAAAGTTAATTTTCCCGTTGGTCGATTCATCCGCTTTGGTTTGGTTGGCTTGAGTGGGGTATTTGTGGATATGGCAGTGCTTTACTTACTGAGCGATCCGACTACCTTAGCTTGGCCATTGACACGCAGCAAAATCATTGCTGGTGAAATTGCAATTTTAAATAATTTCTTGTGGAATGACGCTTGGACATTTGCTGATGTCAGCGCCAGACAGCAAGAATGGCACCAACGCGCCAAACGTTTTGTAAAATTTAATCTGATTTGCCTTGCCGGACTGGTATTAAATGTACTGATATTAAATTTAGTGTTTAATTTCCTGATTCCTAACCGTTATATTGCCAATTTAATTGCGATCGCAGTTGCTACTATCTGGAATTTCTGGGTGAATTTGAAACTCAGCTGGCGCGTCACTGATGTGAAATAG
- a CDS encoding glycosyltransferase family 39 protein, translating into MWFIIGFGLRLINLTAKPPWTDEFSTLVFSLGNNFLGVPLNQAIAPDILLQPLQPNPAANIGDVIHNLVTQDTHPPLYFVLAYLWMKLFPSEGGLVSLFAARSLPAFIGAISIPCVYLLGRVAFRSPLVGNFAAAIMAVSPYAVFLSQEARHYSLAALWVIGSLTCLVIATRHLQNRTPLPMWVALTWVEINALGFATHYFFSLTVCTEAVVLMFLAWYQKQTSTKFSLLFSSGWQRIYAVATGTLIASLIWLPIFLENRNRDNLTEWIRGSRNGLDWISPIFQALGTLITMISLLPVESTQLLVVIPSGLVMLIFFIWAVPILVRGIKVQLQHPENRIMIQVVAGVAISAIALFFIFTYFLGIDLTRGARYHFIYFPSIIVLLAASLAVCWHPPKELINKSIGRWGINGKKAAILIWLMAFVSATTVLCNLGYQKYYRPDLFVQLIQQISPVPTLIATTHKTYVHTGEMMGIAREIKLGNFPQNPLFLLAHQDQGPNTSTIALENTLKTLPRPFDLWLVNFHAPVAEAIKTCVISDTQSLPNVDGYEYQLYHCQQS; encoded by the coding sequence ATGTGGTTTATTATCGGCTTCGGCTTGCGTCTAATCAACTTGACTGCCAAGCCTCCTTGGACAGATGAATTTTCCACCTTAGTTTTTAGCTTGGGGAATAATTTTTTAGGAGTACCCCTAAATCAAGCGATCGCACCTGATATCCTATTGCAACCACTACAACCAAACCCAGCTGCTAACATTGGTGATGTAATTCATAACTTAGTGACACAAGATACCCATCCACCACTGTATTTTGTTTTAGCTTACTTGTGGATGAAATTATTTCCGAGTGAAGGTGGATTAGTATCGCTATTTGCAGCGCGATCGCTACCAGCTTTCATTGGTGCAATCTCCATACCTTGTGTTTACTTATTAGGTAGAGTAGCATTTCGTTCGCCATTGGTGGGAAACTTTGCTGCTGCCATCATGGCAGTATCACCATACGCTGTTTTTTTGTCACAAGAAGCACGCCACTACAGTTTAGCAGCCTTGTGGGTAATTGGTTCTCTCACCTGCTTAGTAATTGCCACACGTCATCTTCAAAACCGCACACCATTACCGATGTGGGTAGCACTTACTTGGGTAGAAATTAATGCTTTGGGTTTTGCTACTCATTACTTCTTCAGCCTTACTGTTTGCACTGAAGCAGTAGTTTTAATGTTTCTAGCTTGGTATCAAAAACAAACCAGCACAAAATTTTCTCTGCTATTCTCTTCTGGCTGGCAGCGCATCTATGCCGTTGCTACAGGTACTTTGATCGCCAGTTTAATTTGGTTACCAATCTTTCTAGAAAATAGAAATCGTGATAATTTGACCGAATGGATTCGAGGTTCCCGTAATGGACTAGATTGGATCAGCCCAATTTTTCAAGCTTTAGGAACATTGATTACAATGATTTCGCTGTTACCAGTTGAATCTACACAACTATTGGTTGTGATTCCTTCAGGGCTGGTGATGCTGATTTTCTTTATTTGGGCAGTACCAATTTTAGTGCGTGGGATTAAGGTTCAACTACAACACCCAGAAAACCGGATAATGATTCAGGTGGTGGCTGGAGTTGCTATAAGTGCGATCGCTTTGTTCTTTATCTTTACCTATTTTTTAGGTATTGATCTAACTAGGGGCGCTCGCTATCACTTTATTTACTTTCCCAGTATCATTGTTTTACTAGCAGCAAGTTTGGCAGTTTGTTGGCATCCCCCCAAAGAATTAATCAATAAAAGTATAGGCAGATGGGGAATCAATGGGAAAAAAGCTGCAATCTTAATTTGGTTAATGGCATTTGTTAGTGCAACTACAGTATTGTGCAATCTCGGCTATCAAAAATATTATCGCCCTGACCTTTTTGTGCAATTAATTCAACAGATATCTCCAGTACCAACACTGATTGCCACCACTCACAAAACTTATGTACACACTGGGGAAATGATGGGCATAGCTAGGGAAATTAAACTGGGAAATTTCCCTCAAAATCCTCTGTTTCTCCTTGCTCATCAAGACCAAGGCCCAAATACTTCTACCATTGCTCTGGAAAATACTTTAAAGACACTACCACGACCTTTTGACTTGTGGTTAGTAAACTTTCACGCCCCCGTGGCAGAAGCCATCAAAACATGTGTTATTTCTGATACTCAATCTTTGCCAAACGTGGACGGCTACGAATATCAACTTTATCATTGCCAGCAAAGTTAA
- a CDS encoding Uma2 family endonuclease, whose translation MTQALRKLVTFDEFVAQYPQNPQKRYELHDGIIVEMPPPTGDHEEIVGFLVGEIVAEYKRLKLPYFIPKTAFIKPTQSESAYSPDVLILNQPNLVNEPLWKKESTVSQATSIPLVVEVVSTNWRDDYLKKAADYEAVGILKYWIVDYAALGGRRFIGNPKQPTISVYSLAEGEYQVSQFRNGDRIQSPIFPELNLTAQQIFESSIV comes from the coding sequence ATGACTCAAGCCTTACGCAAACTAGTTACATTTGATGAATTTGTTGCCCAGTATCCCCAAAACCCACAGAAACGCTATGAATTACATGACGGAATAATAGTCGAGATGCCACCACCCACTGGCGACCATGAAGAGATTGTTGGATTTTTAGTTGGAGAAATAGTTGCAGAATATAAACGCTTAAAACTGCCTTATTTTATCCCGAAAACAGCATTCATTAAACCTACCCAGAGCGAATCAGCTTACTCGCCAGATGTACTGATCTTAAATCAGCCCAATTTAGTGAATGAACCTCTGTGGAAAAAAGAATCTACTGTTAGCCAAGCAACATCTATTCCTTTAGTAGTTGAGGTGGTGAGTACCAATTGGAGGGATGATTATTTAAAAAAAGCAGCTGATTATGAGGCAGTAGGTATCCTAAAATACTGGATTGTCGATTACGCAGCTTTGGGAGGGAGGCGATTTATCGGCAATCCTAAACAACCAACTATCTCGGTCTACTCTTTAGCTGAGGGTGAATACCAAGTTAGTCAGTTTAGGAATGGCGATCGCATTCAATCACCCATTTTCCCAGAGTTGAATTTGACTGCTCAACAGATTTTTGAGTCCAGTATTGTCTAG
- a CDS encoding mannose-1-phosphate guanyltransferase → MRAVLMAGGSGTRLRPLTCDLPKPMVPILNRPIAEHIINLLKRHQITEVIATLHYLPDVLRDYFQDGSDFGVQMTYAVEEDQPLGTAGCVKNIAELLDETFLVISGDSITDFDLTAAIAFHKQKQSKATLILTRVPNPIEFGVVITDEELRIRRFLEKPSTSEIFSDTVNTGTYILEPQVLEYLPTNTECDFSKDLFPLLLAKDEPMYGYIAEGYWCDVGHLDAYREAQYDALDQKVQLDCAYKEVSHKLWVGQNTYIDQTAVIETPAVIGDNCRIGARVQIEAGTVIGDNVTIGADANLKRPIVWNGAIIGEEAHLSACVISRGTRVDRRAHVLEAAVVGSLSTVGEEAQISPGVRVWPSKKIESGAVLNINLIWGNIAQRNLFGQRGVQGLANIDITPEFAVKLGAAYGSTLKPGSKVTVSRDQRNISRMVTRSLIAGLMSVGIDIQNLDATAIPIARTVIPIMAVAGGIHVRVHPDRPDYILIEFMDAKGINITKALEKKIEGAYFKEDMRRALIHEIGDVSYPSQVIDRYCTAFEKLLHVHTLRNSRAKVVIDYVYAVSGAVLPQMLDKFGADAVVLNASVNKTAMSVTDREGLLTQLGHVVEALKANFGVQVSANGEQLILVDESGYPIRGEMLTALMVDMILTANPRGTVVVPVHASSAIEQVARRHDGRVIRTKANPTALMEACQKNPNVVLGGSGETGFIFPQLHPGFDSMFCIAKIIEMLTIQERSLAAARSELPRVIHKTYTVRCPWTAKGALMRYLVETHPAQNLELIDGVKICQPYDDSWLLVLPDASEPLVHLYANSNDRDWVDETVRNYRTRVQTFVERQQEYQPAEV, encoded by the coding sequence ATGCGTGCAGTACTAATGGCAGGGGGTTCGGGAACGCGGCTTCGTCCGTTAACTTGCGATCTGCCCAAACCGATGGTGCCTATCCTCAATCGACCAATTGCCGAACATATTATCAATTTGCTCAAAAGACATCAAATTACAGAAGTTATTGCGACATTGCATTATTTACCTGATGTCTTACGAGATTATTTTCAAGACGGCAGCGATTTTGGTGTCCAAATGACCTACGCTGTGGAAGAAGACCAGCCTTTGGGTACAGCCGGTTGTGTGAAAAACATTGCCGAACTTCTTGATGAAACTTTTTTAGTGATTAGCGGCGATAGCATAACAGATTTTGACCTCACAGCAGCGATCGCATTTCATAAACAAAAACAATCAAAAGCTACTTTGATTTTAACCAGGGTTCCTAACCCCATTGAATTTGGAGTGGTAATTACCGATGAAGAACTACGAATTCGGAGATTTTTAGAAAAACCCTCTACTAGTGAAATTTTTTCTGATACCGTCAACACTGGTACTTACATTCTCGAACCACAAGTTTTGGAATATCTGCCAACAAACACTGAATGCGACTTTTCCAAAGACTTATTCCCCTTACTTTTAGCAAAAGATGAGCCGATGTATGGTTATATTGCTGAAGGTTACTGGTGCGATGTCGGTCACTTAGATGCCTATCGGGAAGCTCAATACGATGCATTAGACCAAAAAGTGCAACTAGATTGCGCCTACAAAGAAGTTTCTCATAAGTTATGGGTCGGTCAAAATACTTATATCGACCAAACGGCTGTAATTGAAACCCCAGCAGTGATTGGTGACAATTGCCGCATCGGGGCAAGAGTCCAGATTGAGGCAGGAACCGTAATTGGTGATAATGTCACTATTGGCGCTGATGCTAATCTCAAACGTCCGATAGTTTGGAATGGAGCAATCATCGGCGAAGAAGCACATCTTTCTGCCTGTGTAATTTCCCGTGGCACTCGTGTAGACCGCCGCGCCCATGTATTAGAAGCTGCTGTGGTGGGTTCGCTTTCTACGGTGGGAGAAGAAGCTCAAATTAGCCCTGGTGTGCGTGTTTGGCCGAGTAAGAAAATTGAATCAGGTGCTGTTTTAAACATTAACTTGATTTGGGGAAATATTGCCCAGCGGAATTTATTTGGGCAACGTGGCGTCCAAGGATTAGCTAATATTGACATCACCCCAGAATTCGCGGTGAAATTGGGAGCTGCTTACGGTTCTACCTTGAAACCTGGTTCTAAAGTAACAGTTTCCCGTGACCAGCGTAATATTTCTCGAATGGTGACGCGATCGCTCATTGCTGGTTTGATGTCAGTAGGTATTGATATTCAAAATCTCGATGCCACAGCTATTCCCATCGCCCGCACGGTTATACCGATCATGGCAGTAGCAGGTGGTATCCATGTGCGGGTACACCCCGATCGCCCCGACTACATTTTGATTGAATTCATGGATGCGAAAGGCATTAATATCACCAAAGCCCTAGAAAAGAAAATTGAAGGCGCTTACTTTAAGGAAGATATGCGGCGGGCGCTAATTCATGAAATTGGCGATGTATCTTACCCCAGCCAAGTCATTGACCGTTACTGCACTGCTTTTGAGAAACTTTTGCATGTTCATACACTCCGCAATAGTCGGGCAAAAGTGGTGATTGATTATGTTTATGCCGTATCTGGGGCAGTTTTACCCCAAATGTTAGATAAATTTGGCGCTGATGCAGTGGTATTGAATGCCAGTGTCAATAAAACGGCCATGTCCGTAACTGATCGCGAAGGACTGCTGACTCAATTAGGTCATGTAGTGGAAGCGCTGAAAGCTAACTTTGGTGTACAAGTATCCGCTAACGGCGAACAGCTAATTTTAGTCGATGAATCAGGCTACCCAATTCGTGGAGAAATGTTAACAGCACTAATGGTAGACATGATTTTAACTGCTAACCCCAGAGGTACAGTAGTAGTCCCAGTTCATGCTTCCAGTGCTATTGAACAAGTCGCCCGTCGCCATGACGGCAGAGTAATTCGCACCAAAGCTAACCCTACAGCTTTGATGGAAGCTTGTCAGAAAAATCCGAATGTGGTGTTAGGAGGTAGTGGAGAAACTGGTTTTATTTTCCCCCAACTGCATCCAGGATTTGATTCCATGTTCTGCATTGCGAAGATCATTGAGATGTTAACAATACAAGAGCGATCGCTAGCTGCTGCAAGGTCAGAATTACCCCGTGTAATTCACAAAACTTATACAGTCCGATGTCCCTGGACAGCCAAAGGTGCTTTAATGCGCTACTTGGTGGAAACTCACCCAGCCCAAAATCTAGAATTAATTGATGGTGTGAAAATTTGCCAACCCTATGATGACAGTTGGCTATTAGTTTTACCAGATGCCAGCGAACCACTAGTGCATTTGTATGCAAATAGCAACGATCGCGATTGGGTAGATGAGACTGTGAGAAACTACCGTACCCGTGTCCAGACTTTTGTGGAAAGACAACAAGAATATCAACCAGCCGAAGTGTAA
- a CDS encoding photosystem I reaction center subunit XI — protein MAVWQRIVPRAQTCPRGTTGKLTAKCWSEFNAGWTVGSCGGALFAFLLLTNSSLFF, from the coding sequence GTGGCTGTATGGCAGCGTATCGTTCCAAGGGCGCAAACCTGCCCAAGGGGAACTACCGGAAAACTTACAGCTAAGTGTTGGAGTGAATTCAATGCTGGGTGGACTGTAGGTAGCTGCGGAGGAGCTTTATTTGCTTTCCTGCTGTTAACCAATAGCAGTTTATTTTTCTGA